Part of the Kitasatospora sp. NBC_00374 genome is shown below.
CTCCGGGGCCCGCGCCCAGCTGATCGAGGAGGGCTACTCGCAGCGAGGAGGGCGGCCAGTGCGTCGAGGTGGCGGCCTCCGCTGAGGCCGTACATGTTCGCGACTCGAAGGACAAGGCAGGGCCGGTGCTAAGGCTTGACCCTGCTGGGTGGACGGCATTCGTCCGCTTTGCCGCCAGCTACAAGGCCTGACGGGGCCCACCTGGCAAGGACCGGCTCTACTTCAGGCTCATCCCAGAGCA
Proteins encoded:
- a CDS encoding DUF397 domain-containing protein, whose amino-acid sequence is MAASAEAVHVRDSKDKAGPVLRLDPAGWTAFVRFAASYKA